A window of Aromatoleum bremense genomic DNA:
TTCTGACGGGCCTCGGTTTCTTCATTTTCGGCGGCCTGCTGGCGATGCTCATCCGCGCCCAGCTCGCGCTGCCGGACCAGGCGTTCATGGACGCCGACACCTACAACCAGGTGTTCACGATGCACGGCACGGTGATGATGTTCCTGTTCGCCGTGCCGATGATGGAAGGTCTGGCGGTGTACCTGATCCCGAAAATGCTCGGCGCGCGGGACCTGGTGTTTCCCCGGCTGTCGGCGCTGGGTTACTGGTGCTACCTTTTCGGCGGGCTGATCCTCGCCGCGAGCCTGTTCCTGGAGCTCGCTCCCGATGCCGGCTGGTTCATGTACACGCCGTTGTCGAGCCTGCCGTACAGCCCGGGCGTGAATTCGGATTTCTGGCTGCTGGGGATCACGTTCGTCGAGATTTCCGCCGTCACCGCGGCGGTCGAACTGGTGGTGGCGATCCTGCGCGCCCGCGCGCCCGGCATGACGCTGCAGCGCATGCCGCTCTATGCGTGGTACATCCTGACGATGGCGATGATGATCGTGCTGGGTTTTCCGCCCCTGATCCTCGGCAGCATCCTGCTGGAACTCGAGCGCGCCGCGGGAATGGCGTTTTTCGACGTGGCCCGCGGCGGCGACCCGATCCTGTGGCAGCACCTGTTCTGGCTTTTCGGCCACCCGGAGGTGTACATCATCTTCCTGCCCGCGGCGGGCCTCGTGTCGACGATGCTGCCGGTGTTCGCCCGGCGTCCGATCGTCGGCTACCGCTGGGTCGTCGTCGCGGTGCTGACGACCGGCTTCATCAGCTTCGCGCTGTGGGTGCACCACATGTTCACCGTGGGCATCCCGCATCTGGCGCAGGCGTTCTTTTCGGCCGCGAGCATGCTGGTCGCGATTCCCACCGGTGTCCAGGTCTTCTCGTGGCTTGCCACGCTGTGGCTGGGCCGGCCCGTCTATCACGTGCCGATGCTCTGGCTCTTCGGCTTCCTCGTGATATTCGTCGCCGGCGGGCTGACCGGCGTGATGCTGGCGCTGGTGCCGTTCAACTGGCAGGTGCACGACACCCAGTTCGTCGTCGCCCACCTCCACTACGTGCTGGTCGGAGGAATGTTCTTTCCGCTGGTCGCGGCGGTCTATTACTGGCTGCCGCATTTTTCCGGCCGCATGCCGTCGCCGCGCCTCGGACGCTGGGGTTTCTGGCTGGTCTTCGGCGGCTTCAACCTCACTTTCCTCGTGATGCACTGGACCGGGCTGCTGGGGATGCCGCGGCGCGCCTACACGTATGCCCCCGGGCTCGGCTGGGACACTCCGAACCTGGTTTCCTCGATCGGCAGCTTCATCATGGCGAT
This region includes:
- the ctaD gene encoding cytochrome c oxidase subunit I, whose product is MIEGRPDELHQQFDEVWGNPRGWRAATIVNHTRIGLLFLLTGLGFFIFGGLLAMLIRAQLALPDQAFMDADTYNQVFTMHGTVMMFLFAVPMMEGLAVYLIPKMLGARDLVFPRLSALGYWCYLFGGLILAASLFLELAPDAGWFMYTPLSSLPYSPGVNSDFWLLGITFVEISAVTAAVELVVAILRARAPGMTLQRMPLYAWYILTMAMMIVLGFPPLILGSILLELERAAGMAFFDVARGGDPILWQHLFWLFGHPEVYIIFLPAAGLVSTMLPVFARRPIVGYRWVVVAVLTTGFISFALWVHHMFTVGIPHLAQAFFSAASMLVAIPTGVQVFSWLATLWLGRPVYHVPMLWLFGFLVIFVAGGLTGVMLALVPFNWQVHDTQFVVAHLHYVLVGGMFFPLVAAVYYWLPHFSGRMPSPRLGRWGFWLVFGGFNLTFLVMHWTGLLGMPRRAYTYAPGLGWDTPNLVSSIGSFIMAIGIATVLVDVLLHFRFGVRAAPNPWHADTLEWATRLPPTAYNFISLPSVDSRYPLWDRPDLVKEMARGEQGLAAIAHGRRETWGTDAVTGEVREIIHLPGNTWLPFAVALVLSAVCIGLLVKAYAVASVAIVAAAILVLRWSWENGAYEEGGTAVPISAGDPPLHWRTHNGPGRWGMGVTLLADGALYAALLFGWFYLWTVAPQWQMPAQSPLDARGMLANALLLSAATLWLRRVLAALRRGSDKGLRGQLAAIAALGLLQSAHLLWLTYASDLAPKATAHDAVIAVVLGYALFHCVLAGVATGLQAWRAHYGYVDRAAPYEPIVLGQLWYYNFGVVWSAYVALVLFPSTWGGG